One Sanguibacter sp. HDW7 DNA window includes the following coding sequences:
- the deoC gene encoding deoxyribose-phosphate aldolase has product MTTAAEVAGIVDHTLLKPEATPADVAALVEEGVRLGVFSVCVSPSMLPFDAKGLKIATVVGFPSGKVKTEIKAAEAARAIADGADEIDMVIDVGTARTGDFDAVQADIAAVRAAVPADKILKVIIESAALSDEQIVGTCRAAEAAGADFVKTSTGFHPTGGASVHAVRLMAETVGGRLGVKASGAIRDGAAALAMIEAGATRLGLSGTAAVLDGVTAGATAADHVAGDGGGY; this is encoded by the coding sequence GTGACCACCGCCGCCGAGGTCGCCGGAATCGTCGACCACACCCTGCTCAAGCCCGAGGCCACCCCGGCCGACGTCGCCGCGCTCGTCGAGGAGGGCGTCCGACTCGGCGTCTTCTCCGTGTGCGTCTCGCCGTCGATGCTGCCGTTCGACGCCAAGGGGCTCAAGATCGCCACGGTCGTCGGCTTCCCGTCGGGCAAGGTGAAGACGGAGATCAAGGCCGCCGAGGCCGCGCGCGCGATCGCCGACGGCGCCGACGAGATCGACATGGTCATCGACGTCGGCACCGCCCGCACCGGTGACTTCGACGCCGTGCAGGCCGACATCGCGGCCGTCCGCGCCGCCGTCCCGGCCGACAAGATCCTCAAGGTCATCATCGAGTCCGCCGCGCTGAGCGACGAGCAGATCGTCGGCACGTGCCGTGCCGCCGAGGCCGCGGGCGCCGACTTCGTCAAGACGTCGACGGGCTTCCACCCGACCGGCGGCGCGAGCGTCCACGCGGTGCGGCTCATGGCCGAGACCGTCGGCGGGCGCCTCGGCGTCAAGGCCTCGGGCGCGATCCGTGACGGCGCTGCGGCCCTCGCGATGATCGAGGCCGGCGCGACGCGTCTCGGGCTCTCGGGCACCGCGGCCGTCCTCGACGGCGTCACCGCGGGCGCGACCGCGGCCGACCACGTCGCGGGCGACGGCGGGGGCTACTGA
- a CDS encoding siderophore-interacting protein, producing the protein MPLLDAPTRVRGEHTGEVVRVERLTPHMVRVVLGGAGLSEVADLPWTDEYVKLVLPGPDGLVMRSYTVRAWDPDAREMTIDLVVHGDAGVAGPWAATVGVGAQVTLRGQGGDFVPDPSCDALLLVGDESAMPAILRALEAVPAGLAAHAFVEVSADDERQAVPLQHGVHVTWVRRGETWGGALVRAVRDAALPAGRLQAFIHGEAGVVRELRRHVRADRGVTREDLSASGYWRLGVDDEGWRASKGEWKDAVARDDAALAG; encoded by the coding sequence GTGCCGCTGCTCGACGCCCCGACCCGCGTCCGCGGTGAGCACACCGGTGAGGTCGTCCGCGTCGAGAGGCTGACCCCGCACATGGTGCGCGTCGTCCTCGGCGGGGCCGGGCTCAGCGAGGTCGCGGACCTGCCGTGGACCGACGAGTACGTCAAGCTCGTCCTGCCCGGCCCCGACGGCCTCGTCATGCGCTCCTACACGGTGCGTGCGTGGGACCCGGACGCGCGGGAGATGACGATCGACCTCGTCGTCCACGGCGACGCCGGGGTCGCGGGCCCGTGGGCCGCGACCGTGGGCGTCGGGGCGCAGGTCACGCTGCGCGGGCAGGGCGGCGACTTCGTGCCCGACCCGTCGTGCGACGCGCTCCTGCTCGTCGGCGACGAGTCCGCGATGCCCGCGATCCTGCGCGCCCTCGAGGCCGTACCTGCGGGGCTCGCGGCGCACGCGTTCGTCGAGGTCTCCGCGGACGACGAGCGTCAGGCCGTTCCCCTGCAGCACGGCGTGCACGTCACGTGGGTGCGGCGGGGCGAGACGTGGGGCGGAGCGCTCGTGCGCGCCGTCCGCGACGCCGCACTGCCCGCGGGGCGCCTCCAGGCGTTCATCCACGGCGAGGCCGGTGTCGTGCGCGAGCTGCGCCGCCACGTGCGCGCCGACCGCGGCGTCACGCGCGAGGACCTCTCGGCCTCCGGGTACTGGCGCCTCGGCGTCGACGACGAGGGGTGGCGTGCGTCGAAGGGCGAGTGGAAGGACGCGGTCGCCCGCGACGACGCCGCGCTTGCCGGCTGA
- a CDS encoding siderophore-interacting protein, producing the protein MTLPDAPRLLPGKVVGSVVSADRPTPRTARLVVHLPGYAGTEPLVWTDEHVTLSDLSDDERTVVTRRCAVRRWDQDALEMTLEIHLHDGPGAELPRWARSYGVGSWVTVLGRHGELRPDPARNVLLLAGDEAGLPTILRTLEELPEGVAARAFVEVADAAERRAADLPAGAGLTWVLRGAAYGEALLAAVRAARLPDGSVQACLRGEAALVRSLRRLAVDVHGVAPADVSAVPLWWRGEASGGRWKAVREQWDAEVAADDGAARDGAAGRS; encoded by the coding sequence ATGACCCTGCCCGACGCGCCTCGTCTCCTGCCGGGCAAGGTCGTCGGGAGCGTCGTGAGCGCCGACCGGCCGACGCCACGCACCGCGCGCCTCGTCGTGCACCTGCCCGGGTACGCCGGGACCGAGCCGCTCGTGTGGACCGACGAGCATGTCACGCTCTCCGACCTCAGCGACGACGAACGTACCGTCGTCACGCGTCGGTGCGCCGTGCGCCGCTGGGACCAGGACGCGCTCGAGATGACGCTCGAGATCCACCTCCACGACGGGCCGGGCGCCGAGCTGCCCCGGTGGGCCCGCTCGTACGGCGTCGGCTCGTGGGTCACGGTGCTGGGCCGGCACGGCGAGCTCCGGCCCGACCCCGCCCGGAACGTGCTCCTGCTCGCAGGGGACGAGGCCGGGCTGCCGACGATCCTCCGGACTCTCGAAGAGCTCCCTGAGGGCGTCGCGGCGCGTGCGTTCGTCGAGGTCGCGGACGCCGCCGAACGACGCGCAGCCGATCTGCCCGCGGGCGCTGGGCTCACGTGGGTGCTGCGGGGCGCGGCGTACGGCGAGGCGCTCCTCGCGGCGGTGCGCGCAGCGCGGCTGCCCGACGGCTCCGTCCAGGCGTGCCTGCGCGGGGAGGCCGCGCTCGTCCGGTCGTTGCGGAGGCTCGCCGTCGACGTGCACGGGGTCGCGCCCGCGGACGTGTCGGCCGTGCCGCTGTGGTGGCGCGGCGAGGCGTCCGGCGGCCGGTGGAAGGCTGTGCGCGAGCAGTGGGACGCGGAGGTCGCGGCTGACGACGGTGCGGCTCGCGACGGTGCTGCGGGGCGTAGCTAG
- a CDS encoding response regulator transcription factor yields MIRVLLVDDERFSLTALKLLLAPEADIEVVAEATDGDEVLEAVHAHRPDVVVMDLRMARVDGITATRRVRALASPPAVVALTSFEIDDDALAVLHAGADSFVLKDRVPEDLAAAVRAAHAGTSVLSPDVARRLVERMRTDQGPDRAAAQRALARLTERQLEIAAGVHAGRTNPEIAADTFMSASTVKSHLSDILARLDLSSRGDLMVLVERAGGIPRA; encoded by the coding sequence ATGATCCGCGTCCTGCTCGTCGACGACGAACGCTTCTCCCTCACAGCGCTCAAGCTGCTGCTCGCCCCGGAGGCCGACATCGAGGTCGTCGCAGAAGCGACCGACGGCGACGAGGTCCTCGAGGCCGTGCACGCGCACCGGCCGGACGTCGTCGTCATGGACCTGCGCATGGCGCGCGTCGACGGCATCACCGCGACGCGGCGCGTGCGCGCGCTCGCGTCGCCTCCCGCGGTCGTCGCGCTCACGAGCTTCGAGATCGACGACGACGCCCTCGCGGTGCTCCACGCGGGCGCCGACTCGTTCGTCCTCAAGGACCGCGTCCCCGAGGACCTCGCGGCCGCAGTGCGGGCCGCGCACGCGGGCACGAGCGTCCTGTCCCCCGACGTCGCCCGACGCCTCGTCGAACGCATGCGCACCGACCAGGGCCCTGACCGGGCTGCAGCGCAGCGTGCGCTCGCGCGGCTCACCGAGCGTCAGCTGGAGATCGCGGCCGGGGTCCACGCGGGCCGCACGAACCCGGAGATCGCCGCGGACACCTTTATGTCGGCGTCGACCGTGAAGTCCCACCTCTCCGACATCCTCGCGCGGCTCGACCTCTCGAGCCGCGGCGACCTCATGGTCCTCGTCGAGCGCGCGGGCGGCATCCCCCGCGCCTAG
- a CDS encoding sensor histidine kinase, translating to MSQQIPPQQQPHWPPPRPETRRVELAPPPGVTVHAPRPARRPGAEMRRVRSVLLATASAFASLACVTYGWESSGGEAFLGLLGYLGAAGIVLLVLRRETLPGWLVLASLAFGLLLRGDAVGALVGTTVLVRRGRWRDAALASLGSAASITVGLVLDGNRPPDRQIWAMPLDDGGYSVLTVPGIVAVVVVLVALPFVVGYIQRQQLAAREAVRSTQETRVEADGLRGMLGQVEERELLAREIHDTVAHRLSLLSLHAAALERASDDPELAELAAAVRSDAHGSLDEMRDLITLMRTPGGIAAAQEARRPVTPDALALLVEESRRASGVPMSFTMMLDDGASMPAPTARAAHRVLQEALTNARKHGRPDAGEASVVGGPRTGVRLTVTNPLGAAPSGVPGAGRGLEGVRERVTLLGGTVTTEVASGQHTLEAWLPWSSPPSPTPTSPTD from the coding sequence ATGTCCCAGCAGATCCCGCCGCAGCAGCAGCCGCACTGGCCGCCGCCCCGGCCCGAGACCCGCCGCGTCGAGCTCGCGCCGCCGCCGGGCGTCACCGTGCACGCCCCGCGGCCGGCACGGCGCCCAGGGGCCGAGATGCGCCGCGTGCGCTCGGTGCTCCTCGCGACCGCCTCGGCGTTCGCGTCGCTCGCCTGCGTGACGTACGGGTGGGAGTCCTCGGGCGGCGAGGCGTTCCTCGGGCTGCTCGGGTACCTGGGCGCGGCGGGCATCGTGCTCCTCGTCCTGCGGCGCGAGACGCTGCCGGGCTGGCTCGTCCTCGCGTCGCTCGCGTTCGGCCTGCTCCTGCGCGGCGACGCCGTCGGCGCGCTCGTCGGGACGACGGTCCTCGTCCGGCGCGGACGGTGGCGGGACGCGGCGCTCGCGTCCCTCGGCAGCGCCGCGTCGATCACCGTGGGTCTCGTGCTCGACGGCAACCGTCCGCCGGACCGGCAGATCTGGGCCATGCCGCTCGACGACGGCGGCTACTCGGTCCTCACGGTGCCCGGCATCGTCGCGGTCGTCGTCGTGCTCGTCGCGCTGCCGTTCGTCGTGGGCTACATCCAGCGGCAGCAGCTCGCGGCGCGCGAGGCGGTCCGCTCGACGCAGGAGACCAGGGTGGAGGCCGACGGGCTGCGGGGCATGCTCGGGCAGGTCGAGGAGCGCGAGCTGCTCGCCCGCGAGATCCACGACACCGTCGCGCACCGCCTCTCGCTGCTCTCGCTGCACGCCGCGGCGCTCGAGCGCGCGTCCGACGACCCCGAGCTCGCCGAGCTCGCCGCGGCCGTCCGCTCGGACGCGCACGGCTCGCTCGACGAGATGCGCGACCTCATCACGCTCATGCGCACGCCGGGCGGCATCGCCGCCGCGCAGGAGGCCCGCCGGCCCGTGACGCCGGATGCTCTCGCGCTTCTCGTCGAGGAGTCACGGCGCGCGTCGGGCGTCCCGATGTCGTTCACGATGATGCTCGACGACGGTGCGTCGATGCCAGCGCCCACGGCGCGGGCGGCCCACCGGGTGCTCCAGGAGGCCCTGACGAACGCCCGCAAGCACGGCCGCCCGGATGCTGGCGAGGCGAGCGTCGTCGGCGGTCCGCGCACGGGCGTGCGCCTCACCGTGACGAACCCGCTCGGGGCCGCGCCGTCAGGAGTTCCCGGAGCGGGACGCGGTCTCGAAGGGGTGCGCGAGCGCGTGACCCTGCTCGGCGGGACAGTGACGACGGAGGTCGCGAGCGGACAGCACACGCTCGAGGCCTGGCTGCCCTGGTCCTCGCCCCCCAGCCCCACCCCCACCTCCCCGACGGATTGA
- a CDS encoding DUF4352 domain-containing protein — MNENPNALPPTGGHPEQQPGPYAGQPNPYGQQMPQPAPPRLSWFARHKVLTVVGALVVLGVVGNALGGGGDDTPAAAPTATSTTTAGGDATKDEKPKDDATKDDASKEEKPAKDEKKDPGVGDTVRDGKFEFVVTKVSDGGTSIGPKGFAEKAQGRFVLVHVDVTNIGKEPQYFFGDNQTVYDSEDREFSADTTAAIYLEDSSSFIEEINPGNTVEGTLVFDLPKGVGAERIELHDSVFSGGVVVDLR; from the coding sequence GTGAACGAGAACCCCAACGCCCTGCCGCCCACCGGCGGTCACCCCGAGCAGCAGCCCGGCCCGTACGCCGGCCAGCCGAACCCGTACGGCCAGCAGATGCCCCAGCCCGCCCCGCCGCGGCTCAGCTGGTTCGCGCGCCACAAGGTGCTCACCGTCGTCGGCGCGCTCGTCGTGCTCGGCGTCGTCGGGAACGCGCTCGGGGGTGGCGGCGACGACACGCCGGCCGCCGCGCCCACCGCAACCTCGACGACGACCGCCGGGGGCGACGCGACGAAGGACGAGAAGCCGAAGGACGACGCGACGAAGGACGACGCGTCAAAGGAGGAGAAGCCCGCGAAGGACGAGAAGAAGGACCCCGGCGTCGGCGACACGGTCCGCGACGGCAAGTTCGAGTTCGTCGTCACGAAGGTCTCCGACGGCGGGACGTCGATCGGCCCGAAGGGCTTTGCCGAGAAGGCGCAGGGCAGGTTCGTGCTCGTCCACGTCGACGTGACGAACATCGGCAAGGAGCCGCAGTACTTCTTCGGCGACAACCAGACCGTCTACGACTCCGAGGATCGCGAGTTCTCCGCGGACACGACGGCCGCCATCTACCTCGAGGACTCGTCGTCGTTCATCGAGGAGATCAACCCGGGCAACACCGTCGAGGGCACCCTCGTCTTCGACCTGCCCAAGGGCGTCGGCGCGGAGCGCATCGAGCTGCACGACTCGGTGTTCTCGGGCGGGGTCGTCGTCGACCTGCGCTGA